In Haloimpatiens massiliensis, the following are encoded in one genomic region:
- a CDS encoding IS701 family transposase produces the protein MSTENNIPYNKEINNFIIKLGLSLYLTLPQLKHVCEFIFAAVGRGYDGKVIHIAESCYQSTYRTSIGQFLSKSPWNEDYILRALQKFAVNKIWQLSRDTGKPIYVIIDDTICKKTKPSSRAKNPIEKCQFHQSHLENKKVYGHQVVGALLQCGDVTIPYQLTLYDKTKVDKDNKKFTKINIAVNIISSLPEPPIQGFVLGDSWYSAEIIIKTAKAKGFEYIGALKTNRIIYPKCSRMNHKINGFAKTINKEDFHLVTVNKHSYYVYRYEGKINGFKNVVILISYPKEALYNEKALKSFISTDINLTTEEILFQYRERWTIEVFFRQNKMELGFDNYQVRGEKAIKRFWILTQLTYLYCTCCISTDCSKFGEGLKIARKQSQQEVIAWVYSQYKKGVSLNAIFDTLKLSHNKCA, from the coding sequence ATGTCTACAGAAAATAATATACCATATAATAAAGAGATTAACAATTTCATAATTAAACTTGGATTATCATTATATTTAACACTGCCTCAATTAAAACATGTTTGTGAATTTATCTTTGCAGCCGTAGGTCGTGGGTATGATGGCAAAGTTATTCATATAGCTGAAAGTTGCTATCAGAGTACTTATAGAACATCCATAGGTCAATTTTTATCCAAAAGCCCATGGAATGAAGATTATATTTTGAGAGCATTACAAAAGTTCGCAGTTAATAAAATTTGGCAGTTATCTCGTGATACAGGAAAGCCTATTTATGTGATTATTGATGATACTATCTGTAAGAAGACAAAGCCTTCGTCACGGGCTAAAAATCCTATAGAAAAGTGTCAATTTCATCAATCACATTTAGAAAATAAAAAAGTCTATGGACACCAAGTTGTAGGTGCTTTACTACAATGTGGCGATGTTACAATTCCTTATCAGCTAACGCTTTATGATAAGACTAAAGTCGATAAAGACAATAAAAAATTTACTAAGATTAATATTGCTGTAAATATAATATCTTCATTACCCGAACCACCTATTCAAGGTTTCGTCTTAGGGGATAGTTGGTATAGTGCTGAAATAATTATAAAAACAGCAAAGGCAAAAGGCTTTGAATATATAGGAGCGTTAAAAACTAATAGAATTATATACCCAAAATGCTCGCGCATGAATCATAAAATTAATGGTTTTGCCAAAACTATAAACAAGGAAGACTTTCACCTCGTAACAGTGAATAAGCACTCTTACTATGTTTATAGATATGAGGGCAAAATCAATGGTTTTAAAAATGTTGTAATTCTTATTAGTTATCCTAAAGAAGCTCTCTATAATGAAAAAGCATTAAAATCTTTTATATCAACAGATATAAATCTCACAACAGAAGAAATACTTTTTCAATACCGTGAACGTTGGACAATTGAAGTATTTTTCCGTCAAAATAAGATGGAATTAGGTTTTGATAATTATCAAGTTCGTGGTGAAAAAGCCATAAAGAGATTTTGGATTTTAACTCAATTGACTTATCTTTATTGTACTTGTTGCATAAGCACAGATTGTTCTAAATTTGGAGAAGGTTTAAAAATAGCTCGTAAACAATCCCAACAAGAAGTAATTGCTTGGGTATATTCTCAATATAAAAAAGGAGTTAGTTTAAATGCTATTTTTGATACTCTTAAATTATCACACAATAAGTGTGCTTAA
- a CDS encoding aminopeptidase P family protein translates to MTVKERVEALRNLMQQKEMDAYIVPSFDAHQSEYVANHWKSREWISGFTGSAGTAVITHGQNGVWTDGRYFIQAARQLEGSGIDLFKMGQPNVPTYEQWLYNTLPEGAVIGFDGRLFSVAAVRNMEKKFAKKNIKIISDYDLIGEIWTDRPEIPKEAIISHAVEFAGKSRVDKINEVRKHMEKLGATTFLLTSLDDIAWLFNIRGNDVNNNPVVTSYALVTKEKAYIFIDKAKVSKEIEEELKNDSVEVLEYEEIQNYVKSFKNEKILFDANRVNYWIFNAIPAGCKAIEENNITTLMKAIKSKEEVENLKNCHVRDGVAMVKFIRWLKSSIGKEEITEISASDKLESFRKQQEHFMGISFDTIAGHKDHAAMMHYKATPELTYKLDTKGFLLVDSGGQYLDGTTDITRTFVLGELTEEEKRDYTLVLKGNIALSRTKFLYGCTGTHLDAIARQPIWEYGIDYKCGTGHGVGYFLNVHEGPHRISPAFNSVKLEEGMIITNEPGIYIEGKHGIRTENELLVVKDESTEFGQFMKFESVTYCPIDLDGVVVEMLSKEERAWLNSYHKMVFEKLSPYLNVEEKQWLSNETREI, encoded by the coding sequence ATGACAGTTAAAGAAAGAGTTGAAGCATTAAGAAATCTCATGCAACAAAAGGAGATGGATGCTTATATAGTTCCAAGTTTTGATGCTCACCAAAGTGAATATGTGGCAAATCACTGGAAATCAAGAGAGTGGATATCTGGCTTTACTGGTTCAGCAGGAACAGCAGTTATAACTCATGGACAAAATGGTGTATGGACAGATGGAAGATATTTTATACAAGCAGCTAGACAGTTAGAAGGATCAGGAATAGATTTATTTAAAATGGGACAACCTAATGTGCCTACTTATGAACAATGGCTTTATAATACTTTACCAGAAGGGGCAGTTATAGGCTTTGACGGAAGATTATTTTCTGTAGCAGCTGTTAGAAACATGGAGAAAAAGTTTGCTAAAAAAAATATCAAAATAATTTCTGACTATGATTTAATAGGAGAGATTTGGACTGATAGACCAGAAATCCCAAAAGAAGCTATTATATCTCATGCTGTAGAATTTGCAGGAAAATCAAGAGTAGATAAAATTAATGAAGTGAGAAAGCATATGGAAAAGTTAGGTGCTACTACATTTTTATTGACTAGTTTAGATGATATTGCGTGGCTTTTTAACATAAGAGGAAATGATGTTAATAATAATCCAGTGGTAACTTCTTATGCTTTAGTAACAAAAGAAAAGGCTTATATTTTCATAGATAAAGCAAAGGTTTCAAAGGAAATAGAGGAAGAATTAAAAAATGATTCTGTAGAAGTTTTAGAATATGAAGAAATACAAAATTATGTTAAATCATTTAAAAATGAGAAAATTCTTTTTGATGCAAATAGGGTGAATTATTGGATATTTAATGCTATACCAGCAGGATGTAAAGCTATAGAGGAAAATAATATAACTACTTTGATGAAGGCTATCAAAAGCAAAGAAGAAGTAGAAAATTTAAAGAATTGCCATGTAAGAGATGGTGTTGCCATGGTTAAATTTATCCGTTGGCTAAAAAGTAGCATAGGAAAAGAAGAAATCACTGAGATATCTGCTTCAGATAAGTTAGAAAGTTTTAGAAAACAACAAGAACATTTTATGGGCATAAGTTTTGACACTATAGCTGGACATAAAGATCACGCAGCTATGATGCATTACAAAGCTACTCCAGAATTAACATACAAATTGGATACAAAAGGATTCTTGCTTGTGGACTCTGGTGGACAATATTTAGATGGAACTACAGATATAACAAGGACTTTTGTACTTGGAGAGTTAACTGAAGAAGAAAAAAGAGATTACACATTAGTTTTAAAAGGTAATATAGCATTATCAAGAACTAAGTTTTTATATGGATGCACTGGAACTCATTTAGATGCTATAGCTAGACAGCCAATTTGGGAGTATGGCATAGACTATAAGTGTGGAACTGGTCATGGTGTTGGATATTTCTTAAATGTACATGAAGGACCACATAGAATAAGCCCTGCATTTAATTCTGTAAAACTAGAAGAAGGCATGATAATAACCAACGAGCCAGGAATATATATAGAAGGCAAACATGGAATTAGAACAGAAAATGAACTTTTAGTTGTTAAGGATGAAAGCACTGAATTTGGACAATTTATGAAATTTGAATCTGTAACTTACTGTCCAATCGATTTGGATGGAGTAGTAGTAGAAATGCTTTCAAAGGAAGAAAGAGCTTGGTTAAATTCTTATCATAAAATGGTTTTCGAAAAATTATCACCATACTTAAATGTAGAAGAAAAACAATGGCTATCTAATGAAACGAGAGAAATATAG
- a CDS encoding methyl-accepting chemotaxis protein, giving the protein MSNSKNKNSIKYKVVPIMVLAMIIPIMIMSSVSYNKAKKALNESFDQASKAMVKEANMNLDEFLSSMERMVNSNYENKNFSEFAALDEKLKSSADPKVKEELEKTKVYIKNTLDNIAEKDPVIKFAYIGTRNKATVSNASSTVDSDKSYDPTSKEWYKKAVEYSDGLIYTEPYNDAGTGSQVITIARAFIDAKGVVAGVFAIDVDLDSFVKKYNSINLGQTGNVFIVDEKGKYISNKNLKLIGKDASKEEFYKKIGKEKMGSIEYKKDRIDNIASFETNGKTGWKMILAFQEKEIGSYINSIRGISIIVTVVCAVFAVLFALRLSKYIIKPLKVLESGIKKAALGDLTESIDTKGRKDEFGSIGNAFNKMVVSLKNLLENIKTSSDTVNEGAKSLNQMSEQVSAATVEVAKTIDEIAKTANEQAKDTEKGVSKAEILSTSIGEISERISVVTKSSKEAAELNEKGLGVVSELVEKTRDTSEGGKKLKIAIDKMDEGSKEIGNIVNTISAIAEQTNLLALNASIEAARAGEAGRGFAVVAEEIRKLAEGSQEATEQIKNLISDIQDKSSNAVISLNDTEENVSAQEKSVSETGQIFRQISNIISKLNDEVERVKELNEDMISEKEQIVNSITNISASSEETSAATEEVSASTEEILATIEELASNTETFDELADKLLEEVNKFNI; this is encoded by the coding sequence ATGAGCAACAGTAAAAATAAAAATAGCATAAAGTACAAAGTAGTACCTATTATGGTTTTAGCGATGATAATACCTATAATGATAATGTCATCTGTAAGTTATAATAAGGCTAAAAAAGCACTAAACGAATCTTTTGACCAAGCTTCAAAGGCCATGGTAAAAGAAGCTAATATGAATTTGGATGAATTTTTAAGCAGTATGGAAAGAATGGTAAATTCAAATTACGAAAATAAAAACTTTTCAGAATTTGCCGCTTTAGATGAAAAACTAAAGTCCTCAGCTGATCCAAAAGTTAAGGAAGAGCTTGAAAAAACTAAGGTTTATATTAAAAATACTTTAGATAACATAGCGGAAAAAGATCCTGTAATAAAATTTGCTTATATAGGTACTAGAAATAAAGCTACAGTTAGTAATGCATCATCTACTGTGGACAGTGACAAAAGTTATGATCCTACTAGCAAGGAATGGTATAAAAAAGCAGTAGAATATAGCGATGGCTTAATATATACAGAACCTTACAATGATGCTGGCACCGGTAGTCAAGTAATTACTATTGCTAGAGCATTTATAGATGCAAAAGGTGTGGTAGCTGGAGTGTTTGCCATAGATGTAGATTTAGATAGCTTTGTTAAAAAATATAATAGCATAAACTTGGGACAAACTGGAAATGTGTTTATAGTAGATGAAAAAGGTAAGTATATAAGCAATAAAAATTTAAAACTTATAGGAAAAGATGCTTCTAAGGAAGAGTTCTATAAGAAAATAGGCAAAGAAAAAATGGGTAGTATTGAATATAAAAAAGACAGAATTGACAATATAGCTTCTTTTGAAACTAATGGAAAAACAGGATGGAAGATGATATTAGCTTTCCAGGAAAAAGAAATAGGCAGTTATATAAATTCTATAAGAGGAATAAGCATAATTGTTACAGTTGTATGTGCCGTATTTGCGGTATTGTTTGCTTTAAGATTAAGTAAATATATAATAAAACCGCTTAAAGTATTAGAAAGTGGTATTAAAAAGGCTGCTTTAGGTGATTTAACAGAAAGTATAGATACAAAAGGTAGAAAAGATGAATTTGGCTCAATTGGTAATGCATTTAATAAGATGGTAGTTAGTCTTAAGAATTTATTAGAAAATATAAAAACTTCTTCTGATACTGTAAATGAGGGAGCAAAGTCTTTAAATCAAATGTCAGAACAGGTAAGTGCAGCAACAGTAGAGGTAGCAAAGACTATAGATGAAATAGCAAAAACAGCTAATGAACAAGCTAAGGATACAGAAAAGGGAGTATCTAAAGCAGAAATATTATCTACAAGCATAGGGGAGATTTCTGAAAGAATAAGTGTAGTTACAAAATCTTCTAAGGAAGCAGCGGAGCTTAATGAAAAAGGATTAGGTGTGGTATCGGAACTTGTTGAAAAAACTAGAGATACTTCAGAAGGTGGAAAGAAGCTGAAGATAGCAATAGATAAAATGGATGAAGGTTCAAAAGAAATAGGAAATATAGTAAATACTATATCAGCAATAGCGGAGCAAACTAATTTATTGGCTTTGAATGCATCTATAGAGGCAGCAAGAGCAGGAGAAGCAGGTAGAGGATTTGCAGTAGTGGCAGAGGAAATAAGAAAGCTAGCAGAGGGTAGCCAAGAAGCTACAGAACAAATAAAGAATTTAATATCAGATATACAAGATAAATCTAGCAACGCAGTGATTTCTTTAAATGATACTGAAGAGAATGTAAGTGCTCAAGAGAAATCTGTTAGTGAGACAGGGCAGATATTTAGGCAAATATCTAATATAATATCTAAGTTAAATGATGAGGTAGAAAGAGTAAAAGAATTAAATGAAGATATGATAAGTGAAAAAGAACAAATAGTAAATTCTATTACGAATATATCAGCAAGTTCGGAGGAAACTTCTGCAGCTACAGAAGAAGTTTCAGCTAGCACAGAGGAGATACTGGCAACTATAGAGGAATTAGCATCTAATACTGAAACTTTTGATGAACTAGCAGATAAGCTTTTAGAAGAAGTTAATAAATTTAATATATAA
- a CDS encoding vWA domain-containing protein, whose product MSFAYPWFFLFLAMIPIVIIMYMLKEKLKEKEISSTFLWENALKDVEVNKPWQKLKNNLLLIIQLIIIALLVLAAANPLLKLNGKNVQNAIIILDNSGSMNALYNEKTRLEQGKEEAIKLIKKMPNNAKITVISSAKYAKVQVSSGSKSEAVDKIKNIPATDSYGNMDDAISMTKAMGKVLGNYIAYFYTDDQINLKDINGKSISLDSKVDNVSLDYIWQKSQEDHLKALVRINNRSNSKLSREVSLYSGEKIQGVKNVQLEPKEIKTIYFENVNKLSDYIYAEISEKDGLDRDNVIYGVVKEEKKCKVLLFSKGDLFIEKALSTVEGIQVYKTSDLNALDENYDVYIFIGETPKNLPKKGNIIFINPTSNKFFSVGKEIKGGQVGVQKSDITNYMENSNFVVSKMKDIKLPSWGKSVFKIGEKTVGFHGEVKGRKLLVLSFAMENSDLPLNVEFPIFINNLMDYFLKGNTNLKNDYICGDDIEITPLPNSKEMYIKTSEGIKDSVSVSYPLKPYTNSVKRGIYRVVEKGNNGEKREEAIAVNFPVNNESDINKNVKNVDSLSNRKTATAIKNSGVSFQWLLILLSILFLILEWIYYKKNK is encoded by the coding sequence ATGTCCTTTGCATATCCATGGTTTTTCCTATTTTTAGCAATGATACCCATAGTTATAATTATGTACATGCTAAAGGAAAAACTTAAGGAAAAAGAGATTTCAAGTACATTTCTTTGGGAAAATGCACTCAAGGATGTGGAAGTAAATAAGCCTTGGCAAAAGCTGAAGAATAATCTTCTTTTGATTATCCAGCTTATTATTATAGCTTTGCTGGTACTTGCAGCAGCTAATCCATTGTTAAAGCTAAATGGTAAGAATGTACAAAATGCCATAATAATATTAGATAATAGTGGAAGTATGAATGCATTATACAATGAAAAAACTAGATTAGAGCAGGGGAAAGAAGAGGCTATAAAACTTATAAAGAAAATGCCAAACAATGCTAAAATCACTGTAATTTCATCTGCTAAGTACGCAAAAGTTCAAGTTAGTTCAGGTAGTAAAAGTGAAGCTGTAGATAAGATAAAGAATATACCAGCCACAGATTCCTATGGAAATATGGATGATGCTATATCTATGACAAAAGCTATGGGAAAGGTGCTAGGAAACTACATAGCTTATTTTTACACAGATGATCAAATTAATTTAAAGGATATAAATGGCAAAAGTATAAGTCTTGACTCAAAAGTGGATAATGTGAGTTTGGATTATATATGGCAAAAATCTCAGGAAGATCATCTAAAAGCTTTGGTAAGAATAAACAATAGGAGTAATTCTAAGTTGAGTAGAGAGGTGTCTCTTTACAGTGGTGAAAAAATACAAGGGGTAAAGAACGTTCAGTTAGAACCTAAAGAAATTAAGACTATATATTTTGAAAATGTAAATAAATTATCAGATTATATATATGCAGAGATAAGTGAGAAGGATGGATTAGATAGGGATAATGTAATATATGGTGTAGTAAAAGAAGAGAAAAAGTGTAAGGTTTTACTTTTTTCAAAGGGTGATTTATTCATAGAAAAAGCCTTATCTACAGTGGAGGGAATACAAGTTTATAAAACTAGTGATTTAAATGCTTTAGATGAAAATTATGATGTTTATATATTTATAGGTGAGACGCCTAAAAACTTGCCTAAGAAAGGAAATATTATATTTATAAATCCTACAAGTAATAAATTTTTTTCTGTAGGAAAGGAAATAAAAGGGGGACAAGTTGGAGTACAAAAGAGTGATATAACTAATTACATGGAGAACTCTAACTTTGTAGTTTCAAAAATGAAGGATATAAAATTGCCATCTTGGGGGAAAAGTGTCTTTAAAATAGGTGAGAAAACCGTGGGTTTTCATGGAGAAGTAAAAGGTAGAAAATTACTTGTGTTGAGTTTTGCAATGGAAAATAGTGATCTTCCATTGAATGTGGAGTTCCCTATATTTATAAATAATTTAATGGATTATTTTTTAAAAGGAAATACTAATTTGAAGAACGATTATATATGTGGTGATGACATAGAAATAACACCATTGCCAAATAGTAAAGAAATGTATATAAAAACTTCTGAAGGGATTAAGGATAGTGTATCTGTTAGTTACCCGTTAAAACCTTATACCAATTCAGTAAAAAGGGGAATTTACAGAGTTGTAGAGAAAGGAAATAATGGAGAGAAAAGGGAAGAAGCTATAGCGGTTAATTTCCCGGTAAATAATGAGTCTGATATAAATAAAAATGTTAAAAATGTAGATAGTTTATCTAATAGAAAAACAGCTACAGCTATAAAAAATAGTGGAGTTAGTTTTCAGTGGTTATTAATTTTACTGTCCATATTATTTTTAATACTTGAGTGGATTTATTACAAGAAAAATAAATAA
- a CDS encoding DUF58 domain-containing protein, which yields MYSDIFNSDFLRKLQNISLKIKVSTHCGNSGIRKSKDVGGSQEFSDFREYSPGDDLRKINWNAYGRSNRLLLKLFMEEREAEVNIFLDASRSMDFGEEKKSIRALQLAAALAFLSLKDSDRVCINILGENGLYSSKALNSKNSFKYYTDFLQSIEFKGKTKINECIKKKHKLLGGLSIIISDFFTEENLEESLKYLKYKKQDFILIHILSPEELNPKLRGHLRLKDSETERYKDITVTDNMVKKYNKALKGFTVNLNNISRRLGGRYVAISSDESLEEIIFKKLWNYITGKF from the coding sequence ATGTATAGTGATATATTTAACAGCGATTTTTTAAGAAAACTACAAAATATATCTTTAAAGATAAAAGTGTCAACACACTGTGGAAATTCAGGTATTAGGAAATCTAAAGATGTTGGAGGGTCACAGGAGTTCTCAGACTTTAGAGAATACTCACCAGGGGATGATTTAAGAAAAATTAATTGGAATGCTTATGGCAGATCTAATAGATTGCTTTTAAAACTTTTTATGGAAGAAAGGGAAGCAGAAGTTAACATATTCTTAGATGCTAGTAGATCTATGGATTTTGGAGAAGAAAAAAAGAGTATAAGGGCTCTTCAATTAGCTGCAGCTTTAGCTTTTTTAAGTTTAAAGGATTCTGATAGAGTGTGTATAAATATCTTAGGGGAAAATGGGCTTTATAGTTCTAAGGCACTAAATAGCAAAAATAGTTTTAAGTATTATACAGATTTTCTTCAAAGTATAGAGTTTAAGGGAAAAACAAAAATAAATGAATGTATAAAAAAGAAACATAAACTTTTAGGAGGTCTTTCAATAATTATATCGGACTTTTTTACGGAGGAGAATTTAGAAGAAAGCCTCAAATATTTAAAGTATAAAAAACAAGATTTTATACTTATACACATATTATCTCCAGAAGAACTAAATCCTAAATTACGGGGGCATTTAAGGCTTAAGGACAGTGAAACAGAGAGATATAAAGATATAACCGTAACTGATAACATGGTAAAAAAATATAATAAAGCACTAAAGGGATTCACTGTAAATTTAAATAATATTTCTCGAAGATTAGGTGGCAGATATGTAGCTATTTCTAGTGATGAGTCTTTAGAAGAAATTATATTTAAAAAACTTTGGAATTACATAACAGGTAAATTTTAA
- a CDS encoding AAA family ATPase, whose product MDISEVRLKEIVDKINKVKEEISKGIIGQSAVIDQVMIGILAGGNILLEGLPGLGKTQLVKTISRVMNLSFSRIQFTPDLMPSDVTGTDIIIKDQGGSKFQYKKGPIFANLVLADEINRATPKTQSALLEAMQEGTVTVGRSSYELPQPFMVLATQNPIEMEGTYPLPEAQLDRFLFKTNVEFPNLQELSSIVDITVTNEKVQLENVIDGEGILEIRKVAREIPIASSVKDFALKIILSTHPEGENSPEVAKKYIRYGSSPRGAQSLISTAKVRALMNGRYNVSFDDIKYVSYPVLRHRILLNFEALSEGITTEQIIKEILQYCHTEV is encoded by the coding sequence GTGGATATAAGTGAAGTTAGGCTAAAGGAAATTGTGGATAAAATAAATAAAGTAAAAGAAGAAATTTCTAAAGGCATAATAGGACAAAGTGCTGTCATAGATCAGGTTATGATAGGAATATTGGCAGGAGGAAACATACTTTTAGAGGGACTGCCAGGACTAGGTAAGACGCAATTGGTAAAGACCATATCCAGGGTTATGAATCTTTCTTTTTCAAGAATTCAGTTTACTCCAGATCTTATGCCTAGTGATGTTACAGGAACGGATATTATTATTAAAGACCAAGGAGGTAGTAAGTTTCAATATAAGAAAGGTCCTATATTTGCAAATTTAGTTTTGGCAGATGAAATTAATAGAGCAACACCAAAAACTCAATCAGCGCTATTAGAGGCTATGCAAGAGGGTACAGTGACTGTAGGAAGAAGTAGTTATGAGCTTCCACAGCCCTTTATGGTTTTAGCTACGCAAAATCCTATTGAGATGGAAGGTACGTACCCTTTGCCAGAAGCCCAACTAGATAGATTCCTTTTTAAAACAAATGTGGAATTTCCAAATTTGCAGGAGCTTAGCAGCATAGTAGATATAACTGTTACCAATGAAAAAGTGCAGCTAGAAAATGTAATAGATGGAGAAGGTATATTAGAAATAAGAAAGGTAGCAAGGGAAATACCTATAGCATCATCAGTTAAGGATTTTGCCTTAAAAATTATTCTTTCTACTCATCCAGAAGGAGAAAATTCTCCAGAGGTAGCAAAAAAATATATTAGATATGGTTCAAGTCCTAGAGGAGCACAAAGTTTAATTTCTACTGCAAAGGTGCGAGCGTTAATGAATGGAAGATATAATGTATCTTTCGATGATATAAAATATGTAAGTTATCCAGTATTAAGGCATAGAATTCTATTAAATTTTGAGGCATTATCTGAAGGAATAACTACTGAACAAATTATAAAGGAAATTTTACAGTATTGCCATACAGAAGTTTAA
- a CDS encoding ABC transporter permease, whose amino-acid sequence MEKIKINPILRKEVKVRMRTWRAPFLIAIYIGILAFIAAFALLNTVFDPYNQGFNYNDIITSYAVLAGIQFLLIAFIVPAFTSSAISNERERQTLDLLLCTKLKPSSIVIGKLVTSISQILLLIMSALPIFSIMFLFGGISIKEILQLFAYYIILAVTFGSIGMFFSTYIKKTTTSTVLTYGAILFLMLGTLIISIFYMSIEYRYSTNPMGQRLPLMYFNPGAGFVSLVMDQFGKNASIGIPGIVNLGAMPFWAVNMIIDVIISAIMLSLSIYKLDPMKKKR is encoded by the coding sequence ATGGAAAAGATAAAGATTAATCCTATACTTAGAAAAGAAGTTAAAGTTAGGATGAGAACTTGGAGAGCTCCTTTTCTCATAGCAATTTATATAGGAATACTGGCTTTTATAGCTGCTTTTGCACTTTTAAATACTGTCTTTGATCCATACAATCAAGGATTTAATTATAATGATATAATAACTTCCTATGCAGTATTAGCGGGAATTCAGTTTCTACTAATAGCTTTTATAGTGCCAGCATTTACTTCAAGTGCTATTTCTAATGAGAGAGAAAGGCAAACTTTGGATTTGTTGCTTTGTACTAAGTTAAAGCCTTCCTCTATAGTGATAGGTAAACTTGTAACATCCATAAGTCAGATATTGCTACTTATAATGTCTGCATTGCCTATATTTTCCATAATGTTTTTATTTGGAGGAATTTCCATTAAAGAAATACTTCAATTGTTTGCTTATTATATAATACTTGCAGTGACTTTTGGAAGTATAGGAATGTTTTTTTCAACGTATATAAAAAAGACTACCACTTCTACAGTGCTTACTTATGGAGCCATACTATTTTTAATGCTAGGAACACTTATAATAAGCATATTTTATATGAGTATAGAGTATAGATACAGTACAAATCCTATGGGGCAAAGATTACCTCTCATGTATTTTAATCCTGGAGCAGGTTTTGTATCTTTGGTTATGGACCAGTTTGGAAAGAATGCAAGTATTGGTATACCTGGTATTGTAAATCTTGGTGCTATGCCATTTTGGGCAGTGAATATGATAATAGATGTAATAATTTCAGCAATAATGTTATCTTTATCTATATATAAATTAGATCCTATGAAGAAGAAAAGATAA
- a CDS encoding ABC transporter ATP-binding protein, with translation MLKVNNLCKKFGRFTAVDNLTFHVPEGEIFGFVGPNGAGKTTTMKIVAGLLKETSGQVYVDGVDALSDYREVKEHIGYMPDFFGVYDNLKVSEYLDFYASIYDIYGVEKDKICDDLLELVDLSNKKGEYVDSLSRGMKQRLCLARSLIHNPKLLILDEPASGMDPRARFEMKEILKSLRDMGKTVIISSHILSELSEICTSIGIIDKGKMVANGKVEDIMMKLQSNRTIKMRVINKVEEAMIIIKEMPKVINAGRNGNNIEISINGGDKELQNILKKLIMNEIPVISFGEESGKLEDVFMKVTERSEE, from the coding sequence ATGCTTAAAGTAAATAATTTATGTAAAAAGTTTGGAAGATTTACTGCAGTGGATAATTTAACATTTCATGTACCAGAGGGAGAAATATTCGGATTTGTAGGGCCTAATGGAGCTGGAAAAACCACTACCATGAAAATAGTAGCTGGACTTCTAAAGGAAACTTCAGGACAGGTATATGTAGATGGCGTAGATGCACTAAGCGACTATAGAGAGGTGAAAGAACATATAGGTTATATGCCAGACTTTTTTGGTGTGTATGATAATTTAAAGGTAAGTGAGTATTTGGATTTCTACGCTTCTATATATGATATATATGGTGTTGAAAAGGATAAAATATGTGATGATCTTTTAGAATTAGTGGATTTGTCTAATAAAAAAGGTGAATATGTGGATTCACTTTCAAGAGGAATGAAGCAAAGGCTATGTCTTGCTAGAAGTTTGATACACAACCCTAAGCTTCTAATATTAGATGAGCCTGCATCAGGAATGGACCCAAGGGCTAGATTTGAAATGAAGGAAATTTTGAAATCACTAAGAGATATGGGGAAAACCGTAATTATAAGTTCGCATATTTTGTCAGAGCTTTCAGAGATATGTACTAGTATAGGAATTATAGATAAGGGTAAAATGGTGGCTAATGGAAAAGTTGAAGATATAATGATGAAGCTTCAGAGCAATAGAACTATTAAAATGAGAGTCATAAACAAAGTAGAAGAGGCGATGATTATAATCAAAGAAATGCCTAAGGTTATAAATGCGGGACGAAATGGAAATAATATAGAAATTTCTATTAATGGTGGAGATAAAGAATTACAAAATATACTTAAGAAGCTTATAATGAATGAAATTCCTGTTATTTCTTTCGGAGAAGAAAGTGGAAAATTAGAAGATGTATTTATGAAAGTTACTGAAAGGAGCGAAGAGTAA